The following coding sequences lie in one Streptomyces albofaciens JCM 4342 genomic window:
- a CDS encoding GNAT family N-acetyltransferase, whose amino-acid sequence MPRPMTPPVASPIPPVVPAGRLRDSEQPTLPLSADAELRPWRPADAQVLVAAHEDPDIRHWNRPARMSPDGARDKIAHWHQRWHDEQSAIWAVAGAAGGAAVGLAGIADIDLRGGSAEFL is encoded by the coding sequence ATGCCCCGACCCATGACCCCGCCCGTCGCTTCCCCCATCCCTCCCGTCGTGCCCGCCGGCCGGCTGCGCGACAGCGAGCAGCCCACCCTCCCGCTGTCCGCGGACGCCGAGTTGCGCCCGTGGCGGCCCGCCGACGCACAGGTACTGGTCGCCGCCCATGAGGACCCGGACATCCGCCACTGGAACCGGCCCGCGCGGATGTCGCCGGACGGTGCCCGGGACAAGATCGCCCACTGGCATCAGCGGTGGCACGACGAACAGTCCGCCATCTGGGCCGTGGCGGGCGCGGCGGGCGGTGCGGCGGTGGGACTGGCCGGGATCGCGGACATCGACCTCCGCGGCGGCAGCGCCGAGTTCCTCTGA